DNA from Pseudomonadota bacterium:
GTGACGGCGAGCGCGTCCTTCAGCATCAGCCGGTCGGCGAAGCCCACCCGCTCGGCCACCTGGTGCGCTTCCACGGTCTCGCGCACCGAGACCGGCACCTCGGCCGCGCGCAGCGCCTTCAGGAAGCGGTCAAGCGCGGGCTGCATCGATGCCGCCCGCCTCGCGCTGGGCCTTGCGCGTCATCTCGGTGAGCTTCGGCCCCACGGTCTCGATGTCGACCTCGAACTTCAGCAGCACGTTGAGCGTGTCGCGCACCAGCTCTACCTCGAGCTGGTCGGCGTTCATCAGCATCACGACGCGGGCCCAGTCCAGGGTCTCGGCGAGCGAGGGCAGCTTCTTCAGGTCCTCGCCGCGGAGCTGTTGGATGAAGGTGACGAGCTGGCGGTTCAGCCGCTGGGCGATGCCGGGCAGGCGGGCGGCGACGATGCGCTCCTCGGTGCGGGCATCGGGGAAGGGGATGAAGAGGTGCATGCAGCGCCGCTTCAGGGCATC
Protein-coding regions in this window:
- a CDS encoding MoxR family ATPase, with translation DALKRRCMHLFIPFPDARTEERIVAARLPGIAQRLNRQLVTFIQQLRGEDLKKLPSLAETLDWARVVMLMNADQLEVELVRDTLNVLLKFEVDIETVGPKLTEMTRKAQREAGGIDAARA